DNA sequence from the Vicia villosa cultivar HV-30 ecotype Madison, WI linkage group LG3, Vvil1.0, whole genome shotgun sequence genome:
attgaatgttatttaatctgaagagacttaggttcaacaccatattgatacaaaatttgtattttgtaatttaaatttagaattgtttaagattaaccacatgagtctgagttcaactccttataagaaataattttggcttttttatattattaatttataattgtttaaaaatgaaattaaaaataaaaatcaatttagtatttaaaaaataaaaaataaataaaatccaacgtggcagtccagtcacggtttaaaattagaaaaaaaccggtttaaaaaaaatattaacagaaggactaatatgaaccggtttaattttataaggggttaaattgggtctattttattgtgaaggactaatttgactcgtgtaaaatttgtaaaggactaaaatgggtcttcactcaaaAGATGTGAAAACCAGACCATCAATAATAATATcattaataacattaataataatattactaaTATTAATAGCATTATGATTTATTATAATACTAATGATAACATCTAGAGTTAAAAAGAATGAAATATAATTAGTAAgctaaaaatgaaacaaaaagtcAAAATGGGTCTCCCTTTGACTTTGGGTCAATGGACTGAccctttgaatttgaacaaaaatCTAGAGATCTAAACAAATACTTAGTGTATCAGATGAAACCCTAGTGATCTATAGGCTCATACAAAGTCAATTAATTTAGACAAATGACCTAAAGGCCATGAACTCAGATGAAACAACTTAAACTAATGCAATGTATGGATTCAATACATATATCATGTCTTAGACAATGAGATGAAATTGTTGGGGgcaaatttagggtatgacagttatCAGACGCAAGTACAATAAAAGATTGACAATGTAATTAATAGTAGAGCATGTTATGATATATGGCTTGCTCTTGggtgtattttgaaagattttgcaAATGTGTATGTTGATGATCAGAAGAACACTTGAGTAGCAAACATCATAAGACACATTGGAGATTGAAATTAAAATCTACTGCGAAACATCTTTGAACATGACATTATGGACAAACTAGTTTTAATCCCACCTCCAGGTTATACCGAGGAAGAAGACTTATGCATCTGGACTAGAACAAATAATGGTGCATTCTCTATTGCCATCTCATTTGACATGATCAACAATCATGATGAGAATTTGCAGATACAACAGTGGAAAAGCATTTGGAAGATTAAAGTTCCTAAAAGAATCAAGGCTTTCATTTGGTTAGTATTTCGCAGAGGTCTCAAGACTAAAAAATTATCACATCATCGTAATCTCGGTGATTCATATTGTTCCGACAATGCAGGTGAAAAGGAATCACTTCTCCATGCCTTGAGGGATTGCAATATTGTGAAACACATTTAGATGAGGTTATTAAAAAACATTGCGAGAAACAAGTTCTTCTCTCATACTCTGTTGGATGGACACAAACACGACTCAAAGCTTGAGTAACACGAAGGTCAAGACTAACAATCAATATGGGCTACAAGATACCACACAATTTGGTACTGGCGTAATAAAACGAATCATGATGCTGACTATGTAATGCCTTACAACATTACTGTTGATACTTTGTCACAAGTACACCACCACAACAGAAGCATTGCTATGACAACCAAACTCTCGAACTAAGCCAAAGTAGTGAGACAGGTTCGAAGGATTAAACCTGATGCACGTTGTTGCTCTCTGAATACAGATGGAATTGTTCAGACAAGTGGCAAAACGGGGTGCAGAAATATCATTCTAAATAATGAGGGTGCTTTTTAAAAGGGTTTGCAAAACCCTTAGACAAGTGCACAATCATGATTGAAGAATTATGTGGGATTTGAAAAGGTGTCAAAATGGCAAAAGAATCAGGTTACACTCGTGTTGTTATTCAAATTGACAGCAAACAACAAAAAAGTTTATAATATTCTAACCAAAGAGAAACATACTTATAGAAGGGGAAAACTTGGCAAGGCACATTAAAAAGACATTACATAAAAAAGTTGAGTAAAGttacttttaatataaaatattttgaaaacaataaatatttaattaatttaaaaatatatatttatcagTATCATAGTAAAATGTTAATGAATTTTTTTCACATTAATACATTTTGGATACAGCCGCCCGAAAGCAAGCAAGGACTTCCCGCTTCTCTCTCCCTTTGTCTGACTGAATAATACTTGCCGTTTCTTCTTTCAACATTTGGACTCTTCAAAGTCAACAATAATAACGCATAAaatattcacttcttcttcatTTCTTTACCCCTCTCTCATCGCATAAACAAGTAAgttacttctcttttttcttaACGATTCCTTCCATAAACAAGTAAGTTATTCTTTCGTTTCCTTCTTCTATATAATCAACTATACTCTCGAAACCGTTTAATTAGGgaagtttttatttatttcattttgatcTCTTTTCTGATACATACGGATTATAGATCGGGAACAAGGTAATTTCGATACAGATTTTcaactttatttttatatatttgcatattgttgttattgttgttgttgtatccaGATTTGAAAATGTTCCTATTTGCCTATATCTGTTTTTGTAATAATTCATTAATTTAAGAGTGTATGATTTGCATTTGGTAGTATTAGATCATTCTGTTACCAATTTTATATTGGAATTTTTGGGAATAATACATGAATCATCAATGTTATAGAGGATTTTTATATTGATAGTGTAGCGTAGTTTGAACAAATCGGTATTTGTGCAATCCATGATTAACAACACTgattatttaattgaaataagGAAAGAAAAGTAGTTACAGATAAGGAGATTTTGTTTACACTGTTGTTTTGTTGTTTAATTGCTTGCAGAGATCGATTTTCACCATGGAAGATCGGCATTTGTTGGAGAAAAAGGAAGCTAGTTCTGAAGCGGTTGAGAAGCTGCAAGCAGATACTTCTGCAATTCAGATTGAAGATCAGGATAAAGTGGCGAAAGCTCCGAATTCTGGTCATGATGGCTCTGAGTTAGATAATAAACAGGATGATATATCGGATGCGATCAATAATGATGGGAAAGAGTATTCTGGTGATGATAAGGTGGAGACGAATAAAGATTCCGAGGCTAAAATTGAAGAAACAAATCTAGATGATAACTCAGGAGGGAATGATTTGGCGAAAGAGAAGGATGACAATGGAGACATTGAATCCGCACATGTGAATCAGAAGGCGGATGAGATTCCAAGTGAGGACAGTGTTTTGGACCCTGTATTTGATGGAACTGAGGTTCCAGGGATGGAAGTCAACCGGAGCACATCTACTCGTAAGTTGGAAGGAGATCAGGACGGTCCAGGTGTGGTTGAGAAGGCGGTAGCTCTTAAAAATTTTGTCAGGGAGAAAAGTGCAGTGGCTGTCTCCACTATGCTGCGCCGCCTTTCTGGAAAAAGTGATGATGCTTCTGTGGGTAATTTTGATGATGAAAGCAAGGAagtttcagatacctcagaagtTAACGAACCTAAATTGGTTTCTCAGAAGTCGGTGGAGAAATCTGCCTGGAATCCCTTGAATTATATTAAGAAGTCATCTGATGTTGGTGTGGATTATACTGTACCGCCAATAGCCATGAAAGGAAGGATTATTCTATACACAAAACTGGGGTGCCAAGAATCTAAAATATTTAGGCTATTTTTACGTACAAAAAGGCTTAGGTTTGTGGAAATCAATATAGATGTATACCCTAGTAGAAAGACGGAGCTGGAAAAGATTTCAGGATCTACCTCAGTTCCTAAGGTGTTTTTCAATGAAATACTTATTGGAGGCTTGAGTGAGCTAAAAAACTTAGATGAATCTGGAAGGCTTGATGAGAAGATTGACTATCTTATTACTGAAGCGCCATTGTTTGAAACGCCTTCACCACCTTTTTCTGGAGAGGATGATAATTCCAGCAGCGGGGCAGTTGATGAATTGGCTCTTATTGTACGCAAAATGAAAGAATCTATTGCTGTGAAGGACAGGTTGTACAAAATGCGCAGGTTCACCAACTGTTTTTTGGGTTCAGATGCTTTATACTTCTTATCAGAAGATCAATATTTGGAAACGCCAGAGGTAAGCTTGTCTCAAACTCTCAACTGCGGTATATTGTTCCTAAAAACCTCATTAGTGAATCCTCATCATATCATATATAACCATGTATTGCATAAAATTATGTCTTGCTATACTTTCAATGACATTATCTAACAAAACATAAGCTAAATATCCCATAGATTCATTTAGTACAATTTTTAGCTTCACAAGGACATTGTTTTCGTTCTAATTATTGTCTGGTGGTATTTAGGCTGTTGAATTTGCTCGGAAGCTTGCCAGCAAACTGTTTTTTCGACATGTTCTTGAGTGAGTCCAAATACTCTACATGTTGTAGTTTGTTTTGTTGTTACAGAGTTAATAATCCTTCCTGatgttttattgatttttgttttgttttagcgAGAATCTGTTTGAGGATGGTAATCACGTGTATCGGTTTTTGGATGATGATCCAACTGTGGTCTCACAATGTCACAACATTCCTAGGGGCATTATTACCTTCAAACCGAAGCCTATAGCAGAAATTGCATCAAGGCTGAGAGTTCTGGCCTCTGCAATGTTTGAAGCCTATGCTTTTGAAGATGGGTCTCGTGTTGATTATACAAGTTTGCATGGAAGTGAGGAGTTCGCAAGGTGTCTgtatcattttatttcttttgctgTGCTTTTGAATTTAGAACCTTGACATGCCTTGCAATCTTATGATAATTCATTCAGTCATTTCAGAGTTTCACATATTATTCGTGCTCTTATCATTTTAGGTATCTGAGAATAGTAGAAGAGCTCCAAAGAGTGGAAATATGGGATTTATCTAGAGAAGAGAAACTTGCTTTCTTTATTAATCTTTATAATATGATGGCCATCCATGCAATCTTAATATTGGGTCAACCAGATGGAGCACTAGAAAGAAGGAAAATATTTGGAGAGTTCAAATATGTTATAGGTGGCTCCACCTACTCACTTTCAGCTATTCAAAATGGCATATTGAGGGGAAACCTGCGGCCTCCATATAACCTTAAGAAGCCATTCGGTGCAAAAGACAATCGCTCAAAGGTATGCTTATAGTATTAGGGTACTGCGGTGCTGTCAAATATCAACCGTGGCGGATATCAATGGCGGTTTTTCGCTCTCTCCGCGATGGTCACCATCCATATGAGTTACTGCAAGCAATTGTCCTATCTTGTTGGGTTAATGAGTCCCTTCACAAGTGCATACCAGAAATTAATTTGGCAGCATTTCCCAAAATTTTTCTTGTTTTACACACTTTTACCATGAAATTCCTTAGTATGCCATACTGCTGACTTTGATGCTCATGAGTCATCTTGATTTATTTGTTTGTCAGGTAGCACTCCCTTACCCTGAGCCTCTGATTCATTTTGCTTTGGTATGTGGCACCCGATCTGGGCCTGCACTTCGGTGCTATTCTCCTGGAAAAATTGACGAAGAATTATTGGATGCAGCTCGCAACTTCATGAGAAGTGTAGGTCTTCTAATTGATTTGACTGCAAAAACTGCATATGCTAGTAAGATCCTTAAATGGTAAGTCTTTTTTAATAGATGATTCtgaatatatttatacattttctTTTTCGCAAATTAAACAATAAGCAACTCATTGAATATATCTTATACACCAACACATTCTGGCTCACATAGCGAGTAAGCAAACCTTTCAAATTATATGCTTAGTTGAACGATTCAAAAGCTTTTAATTTTTTCCCGTTGTTCATTTTCAGGTATAGTATAGATTTTGGCAAGAACGAGGTTGAGGTGATCAAGCATGTGTCGAACTATTTAGATCCAGCTGACTCAGAAGTGTTATTGGACTTGCTTGCTTCTTCTGAGTTGAAGGTGACATATCAACCTTATGACTGGGGTTTGAACTGCTAGATTTTGCTATCAAAGTTATGTAAATATGTCACTTTTAGATTGATTTTGATCTTCTATACACAAATGACCAtaaagaaatcaatgttgtgtGTTGGCTCTGATGAGTCTCTGTCTCTACAAAAGGGTAGAGTGGTAAAACTAGGAAGAGATATAAGGCCTAAGCAAAACATGTTTTAATTATTTCCTTTGTTACATTTACAGTCTTCATTCTGCATTTTCATACTTATTGCTTGGTGCAACTTATGATGGTTCATCAACTCCTTGTACTCTGCAATCTTGAACTTGTGATGCATCTGAATTACTTCATTTTTACTTGGTATCTGTTTTTAGAACATATTTGTTGTACCCAGCGGAAACATTGCAGGAAACAACTACAGCTTTTGAATTCAACTTATTGTTTTTTCTATATATTATTAGTTGCAAAAGcatcaataatttatttacaaaGAATGTTCTTTGAAAACTATTTACTTAGCATGAtgacattttttttttatcaaggaTCTAACCCAACAAACAAAGAGATTAGAGTTAAAAAGATATTAAAGAGATTAATAGACTATacgattaaaatattttgtttagacATTTTTATTGTAAACTTTTTATAATTGAtatcaaaattcttttttttgggttttttaccATCAATATTTGGTCCATTGGACCGTCATCTCTATTTCGGAGATCAattctgacatcaagtggttcctATCTCCTACCGATTGCAATTGTAGGaaattgatatttatttttgttatttagtgTGAATACTTCCCATAGTATTTTTTACCATatataattcttattttaaaattttttaaaattgaataaaaatttaaACTTTAATCTTAGCTTAAATGAAAATAGGTTCTAGTAATCTGATATAGAATAAGAATATAAATATTGCTAATATTattcaaattataaaatatagatacttgtgatataaaatttaaaatttaattttagttttagaaaatttatccttaaaaatcaatttttaaatataaaggagtttttataaaaataatttttgtagtattatatatttttgtttaaaatgatttttttaaaaatgtttcatAAGAAAAATTAGTTTGAATAGATTCATATTTAGAACTATTTtaagaatggttttttttttgttaaggcttttttgaatttaaaatttcaaaaaatatttaaatgaaaagatatttttaatcTTATAAAcaacaatttaaatatatatatatatatatatatatatatatatatatatatatatatatattacaaattTATGTGATTTCTTATagaatttaacttaataattatttatataagcATTATAGTGGTATATTTGTAAAAGACTCATAAGAGTCATAAGAGACAGTTGGTTCTATAAGGATATGTGATATAACATATCGTCTCTGCCGGTTCCCGTTTACTTGAGCATCTTCCCTTTTATTATAATACTCGCAAGTTTATGGAAATGAGAGAGTTGATGTGTCTTTGTTCATAACGGTGTCAGAAGGATAGTCAAAAGGGGAAAGATACGTTCTCCagtataaaatagaaaaataactatTCATTTCCCACGCTCCTTTGAGAGTGATGTTACTTCTTTTTTGGAGCCTAAGGTCCAAGCCCAAGAGATTAATATAGATATCTCAGCCTAAAGGTTGAAGAGGACACTTAATTCACTCTGAAAACACTAGTGTATAGAGCTTCTCACCATCTCTGTGTAAACTTGTTATAACACCATAACAATCCAATAAAAACCTCTAACATCCCTACAACACAAGGGGTTTTTATGTATTGTAATTTTAGTGAGTGCAAGTGATCAGTAAATTTGCAAGTCTACTAATCTGTCAATATAGTAATATCGAAAAATCTAGGAATATTAATTTCGAGGACTGCGTTATATTTTAGAGTTCAATTTTgattttagttaataaaaaaagTATTCGGAGGTTTTGAGTTTGTTTGGTTGCAAGAGAGTAAAATTAGAGCAAATTtaatataatagaaaataatatgGGAAAAACATGCTAGAAACAAAAGCTTGATTTTTTAAATTGACCTTGTAACAACTTATTTTATCTCTATAGATTACTGTTT
Encoded proteins:
- the LOC131662027 gene encoding uncharacterized protein LOC131662027, which translates into the protein MEDRHLLEKKEASSEAVEKLQADTSAIQIEDQDKVAKAPNSGHDGSELDNKQDDISDAINNDGKEYSGDDKVETNKDSEAKIEETNLDDNSGGNDLAKEKDDNGDIESAHVNQKADEIPSEDSVLDPVFDGTEVPGMEVNRSTSTRKLEGDQDGPGVVEKAVALKNFVREKSAVAVSTMLRRLSGKSDDASVGNFDDESKEVSDTSEVNEPKLVSQKSVEKSAWNPLNYIKKSSDVGVDYTVPPIAMKGRIILYTKLGCQESKIFRLFLRTKRLRFVEINIDVYPSRKTELEKISGSTSVPKVFFNEILIGGLSELKNLDESGRLDEKIDYLITEAPLFETPSPPFSGEDDNSSSGAVDELALIVRKMKESIAVKDRLYKMRRFTNCFLGSDALYFLSEDQYLETPEAVEFARKLASKLFFRHVLDENLFEDGNHVYRFLDDDPTVVSQCHNIPRGIITFKPKPIAEIASRLRVLASAMFEAYAFEDGSRVDYTSLHGSEEFARYLRIVEELQRVEIWDLSREEKLAFFINLYNMMAIHAILILGQPDGALERRKIFGEFKYVIGGSTYSLSAIQNGILRGNLRPPYNLKKPFGAKDNRSKVALPYPEPLIHFALVCGTRSGPALRCYSPGKIDEELLDAARNFMRSVGLLIDLTAKTAYASKILKWYSIDFGKNEVEVIKHVSNYLDPADSEVLLDLLASSELKVTYQPYDWGLNC